In the Oncorhynchus nerka isolate Pitt River linkage group LG2, Oner_Uvic_2.0, whole genome shotgun sequence genome, one interval contains:
- the LOC115139792 gene encoding zinc finger protein 385A-like, which produces MNRPGVVPAFFRTPTVIPPPLDMKQFLQFPMDTAPPQHSMGLFHNFNTNSYSTMDPVQKAVMNHTFGPPMMKTKRPIISCNVCQIRFNSESQAEAHYKGNRHARRVKGIETSKTRPQEGDKLATLPTAAPSPPGPSPSSPGPNPSKQDDVQSRPHSNGSDMTPSPIPMSVQDTSLLPVCPSLPPLSTPTPTTSTSIPSLALCAPQVDTPMAGPPDTLTPAPSLFSEESEEDKAKKLLYCSLCKVAVNSLSQLEAHNKGTKHKTILEAWSGLGPIKTYPRLGPNLSPDQAGGLPSDHNTQERTFHCEICNVRVNSELQLKQHISSRRHRDGVAGKPNPLLSRHKNRTDFVSSLTFSKELPKTLGHGLFPNPLAVAAAMAAAASSNQLAQLRAPGPISHTQNYHPHHHLLHGTLQGTHLSLLRPAPGPMRTTHGPILFSPY; this is translated from the exons aTGAACCGTCCAGGGGTGGTCCCTGCCTTCTTCAGGACCCCCACAGTGATCCCACCCCCCCTGGACATGAAACAGTTCCTGCAGTTCCCAATGGACACAGCTCCACCACAACACAGCATGGGCCTCTTCCACAACTTCAACACCAACAGTTACTCAACA atGGACCCGGTACAGAAGGCAGTGATGAACCACACCTTCGGCCCCCCCATGATGAAGACCAAACGACCCATCATCTCCTGCAATGTCTGCCAGATCCGCTTCAACTCAGAA AGTCAGGCAGAGGCCCACTATAAGGGGAACCGCCATGCTCGGAGGGTAAAAGGCATTGAGACCTCCAAGACTCGCCCCCAGGAGGGTGACAAGCTGGCCACTCTCCCCACAGCCGCCCCCTCTCCACCAGGCCCCTCACCATCCAGCCCAGGCCCTAACCCTAGCAAACAGG ATGACGTCCAGTCCCGCCCACATTCAAACGGCTCAGACATGAcacccagccccatccccatGTCGGTCCAAGACACCTCCCTGCTCCCTGTGTGTCCATCCCTGCCCCCTTTGAGTACACCTACGCccactacctccacctccatcccctccctggcCCTTTGTGCCCCCCAGGTGGACACCCCCATGGCGGGCCCCCCTGACACCCTGACCCCGGCCCCCAGCCTCTTTTCAGAGGAGTCTGAGGAGGACAAGGCCAAGAAGCTGCTCTACTGCTCACTGTGCAAAGTGGCCGTCAACTCCCTCTCTCAGCTAGAGGCGCACAACAAAG GTACCAAACACAAAACCATCCTGGAGGCATGGAGTGGGCTGGGCCCCATAAAAACCTACCCTCGGCTGGGCCCTAACCTGAGCCCAGACCAGGCAGGGGGGCTGCCCTCGGACCACAACACTCAGGAACGCACCTTCCACTGTGAGATCTGCAACGTGAGAGTGAACTCTGAGCTGCAGCTCAAACAG CATATATCCAGTCGAAGGCATCGGGATGGAGTCGCAGGGAAGCCCAATCCCCTCCTTAGCCGGCATAAGAATCGCACAGACTTTGTG TCATCCTTGACCTTCTCAAAGGAACTTCCAAAAACTCTGGGCCATGGACTGTTTCCTAACCCCCTGGCTGTTGCCGCGGCGATGGCAGCCGCTGCCTCCTCCAATCAGCTGGCTCAGCTGCGTGCCCCTGGTCCCATTTCTCACACTCAGAACtaccatccccaccaccacctcttACATGGCACACTACAAGGCACGCACCTCAGCCTCC